In the genome of Mucisphaera calidilacus, one region contains:
- a CDS encoding ABC transporter permease, giving the protein MSAIPAEPVPTRPASRGLIAEALSETWRRLGARLGLAWIGLIALLGVFAPLLASSHPLLIHEDGALRSPWIEHLSTTDLTLMSTVTVGVILFFVGGSILWRWVALLGIAVMIATLGSLYLDPPETVVYERYRVAEAEGSVDVILRTPIVYSPNDRLRDRDDRDTAAPWWAPPNTYNHWLGQDRLQQDMASRMIHASRIAIAIGFISTGLAAVIGILLGAPMGYFGKTIDLVGMRLVEIFEFIPQLYLLLIFSAFFPGDQPEILPGIQIHRIYLIMGIIGLTSWTSYARFVRAEFLKLRNQDFVLAARAAGLPLHSILFKHILPNGLTPVIVSASFGVASAILAEATLSFLGLGLIEEPSWGQLLNQAQSSGSFLWWIALFPGGAIFLTVFAYNLIGEALRDAIDPRTVR; this is encoded by the coding sequence ATGAGCGCGATCCCCGCCGAGCCTGTTCCGACACGGCCCGCGTCGCGTGGTCTGATTGCCGAGGCGTTGTCCGAGACCTGGCGTCGGTTGGGTGCGCGTCTGGGGCTGGCCTGGATCGGTCTCATCGCGTTGTTGGGTGTCTTCGCCCCCCTGCTGGCGAGCAGTCACCCGCTGTTGATCCATGAGGATGGTGCGCTGCGCAGCCCGTGGATCGAGCACCTGAGCACGACGGACCTGACGCTGATGAGTACGGTTACCGTGGGCGTCATCCTGTTTTTTGTGGGTGGATCGATCCTGTGGCGTTGGGTGGCCTTGCTCGGAATTGCGGTCATGATCGCGACGCTGGGGAGTTTGTATCTCGACCCGCCGGAGACGGTGGTTTATGAGCGATACCGTGTTGCCGAGGCGGAGGGCAGCGTTGACGTGATTCTGCGGACGCCGATTGTCTATTCGCCCAACGACCGCCTGCGTGACCGTGACGATCGCGACACCGCGGCGCCCTGGTGGGCCCCGCCGAACACCTACAACCACTGGCTCGGTCAGGACCGTCTTCAGCAGGACATGGCGAGCCGGATGATTCATGCATCGCGGATCGCAATCGCGATCGGATTTATCTCGACGGGTCTGGCGGCCGTCATCGGCATCCTGCTCGGTGCGCCGATGGGTTACTTCGGCAAGACGATCGATCTCGTCGGGATGCGTCTTGTGGAGATTTTCGAGTTCATCCCGCAGCTCTACCTGCTGCTGATTTTTTCGGCCTTTTTTCCGGGCGACCAGCCCGAGATTCTCCCGGGCATCCAGATCCACCGCATCTACCTGATCATGGGGATCATCGGGTTGACGAGCTGGACCAGCTACGCGCGTTTCGTGCGTGCGGAGTTCCTGAAGCTGCGGAACCAGGACTTCGTGCTCGCGGCTCGGGCAGCGGGTCTGCCGCTGCACTCGATCCTGTTCAAGCACATCCTGCCGAACGGTCTGACGCCTGTGATCGTGAGCGCGAGCTTCGGTGTGGCCAGCGCGATTCTCGCCGAGGCCACGCTGAGTTTTCTCGGGCTCGGTCTGATCGAGGAACCTAGCTGGGGGCAGTTGTTGAATCAGGCGCAGAGTTCGGGGTCGTTCCTGTGGTGGATCGCGTTGTTCCCGGGTGGTGCGATTTTCCTGACCGTGTTTGCGTACAACCTGATCGGCGAGGCCCTGCGTGACGCCATCGACCCGCGCACCGTGCGCTAA
- a CDS encoding iron-sulfur cluster co-chaperone HscB C-terminal domain-containing protein: MNPFAELGLEERFDLDAEAVESAYLGLAASAHPDRFTDPIEQAEAAEKASVLNEARDVLLDPERRARALLDLFAPDAKVDDKALPDAFLMDMMDVRERLEQAVASNDPEQLAAMRTWADKARAQHLGAVARHFEQGAGRAQAIRMELNALRYIERMIEQMPTA, translated from the coding sequence GTGAACCCTTTTGCTGAGCTGGGACTCGAGGAGCGTTTTGATCTTGACGCGGAGGCCGTTGAGTCTGCGTATCTCGGTCTGGCCGCATCGGCGCACCCGGACCGGTTTACGGATCCGATCGAGCAGGCGGAGGCGGCTGAGAAAGCCTCGGTGTTGAACGAGGCGCGTGATGTTCTGCTCGATCCCGAGCGGCGGGCGCGTGCTCTGCTCGACCTGTTCGCGCCGGACGCCAAGGTCGACGACAAGGCCCTGCCCGATGCGTTTCTGATGGACATGATGGATGTGCGTGAGCGACTGGAGCAGGCGGTGGCGTCGAACGACCCCGAGCAACTCGCTGCCATGAGAACATGGGCCGATAAGGCGCGTGCCCAGCACCTGGGGGCCGTTGCACGGCACTTCGAGCAGGGTGCCGGACGGGCGCAGGCCATCCGCATGGAACTCAATGCCCTGCGGTATATCGAGCGGATGATTGAGCAGATGCCGACCGCGTGA
- a CDS encoding ABC transporter substrate-binding protein, producing the protein MNVLTRGARVVDEPYETESEDAVMDQGFRFKDVLVIVLLVGVLVTLWVGMIQNDRQWSRLNVIEDSISNQTKDLTAIRQQIAELPARGAVIEESLATTTAAPDDNSPFRRLRAVKQRPDYAQGDWLVDAFQSEVPKINELTSGDVYSRVVYTKVLEPLATYDLEKRELVPLLAEGWQMADDGLSVTVRLRRNVTFSNGDPMTADDVVYSFGLIRNANIVDGRLIQYYRHITGCEKIDDYTVRIDFEKVFYENLYRAVFGIMIHSKKFLSQYTDEQIRQHPALLLGTGPYRIADPTRYTPGETIVLLRNDRYWGVSPSLDRIVYRIIQSDQAMDLAFRNGEIDLHLPTPEQHLALLEDPVMLDRTQHFVYEQIRSGYRYIAWNQVRGGEPTLYADRRVRQALTMLLDRERVCEEIFLGFSTVTSGPFHEIGDQDDPSIEPWPYDPDRAIALLEEAGFRRDDKGTMLTPEGEPFKIQITYPAGSDLGQKIMLAFKDQYALAGINLELNPQKWALLLQSMNSKDFEAITLGWGAGGFEGDIEQMFHSRNIPNGDNRNAYSNPDLDALIEKAHVTLDREERMEIWRQCHRILHEDQPYTFLFRSKVRFWLDDRFANVHEMPVVGMNYTSTWPVPIEWYVPAEMQFRQ; encoded by the coding sequence GTGAACGTTTTGACCCGCGGAGCACGCGTCGTCGATGAACCCTACGAAACCGAATCAGAGGACGCCGTGATGGATCAGGGCTTTCGTTTCAAGGACGTGCTGGTGATCGTGCTGCTCGTCGGGGTGCTCGTCACCCTGTGGGTCGGGATGATCCAGAACGACCGGCAGTGGTCCAGGCTGAACGTGATCGAGGACTCGATCAGCAACCAGACCAAGGACCTCACGGCGATCAGGCAGCAGATCGCCGAGTTGCCTGCGCGGGGCGCGGTTATCGAGGAATCGCTGGCGACCACGACAGCAGCGCCCGACGACAACAGCCCCTTTCGCCGCTTGCGTGCCGTCAAGCAGCGACCCGATTACGCTCAGGGGGATTGGCTTGTCGACGCTTTTCAGTCCGAGGTGCCCAAGATCAATGAGTTGACGTCGGGTGATGTCTACAGCCGCGTGGTTTACACCAAGGTTCTAGAGCCACTGGCGACCTACGACCTTGAGAAGCGCGAGCTGGTGCCTCTCCTCGCGGAGGGCTGGCAGATGGCCGATGACGGACTCTCGGTCACCGTCAGGCTCCGGCGCAACGTCACCTTTTCCAACGGCGACCCGATGACCGCTGATGACGTGGTCTACAGCTTCGGGCTGATCCGGAACGCCAACATCGTGGACGGCCGGCTGATTCAGTATTACCGGCATATCACCGGCTGCGAGAAGATCGACGATTACACGGTGCGGATTGATTTCGAGAAGGTTTTTTATGAGAACCTTTACCGCGCGGTGTTCGGGATCATGATCCACAGCAAGAAATTCCTGAGCCAGTACACCGACGAGCAGATCCGTCAGCACCCGGCGCTGCTGCTGGGGACGGGCCCGTACCGTATCGCCGACCCGACGCGTTACACGCCTGGCGAGACGATCGTGCTGCTCCGCAACGACCGTTACTGGGGCGTGTCGCCGAGCCTCGACCGCATTGTCTACCGCATCATCCAGAGCGATCAGGCGATGGACCTGGCTTTCCGCAACGGCGAGATCGACCTGCACCTGCCGACGCCCGAGCAGCACCTGGCGCTGCTTGAGGATCCGGTGATGCTCGATCGGACTCAGCATTTTGTGTACGAGCAGATTCGTTCGGGTTACCGCTACATCGCGTGGAACCAGGTGCGTGGCGGCGAGCCGACGCTTTATGCCGACAGACGCGTCCGCCAGGCCCTGACGATGCTGCTGGACCGCGAGCGTGTGTGCGAGGAGATCTTCCTCGGATTCTCGACCGTCACCAGCGGCCCGTTCCACGAGATTGGCGATCAGGACGACCCGAGCATCGAGCCTTGGCCTTACGACCCGGATCGTGCGATCGCATTGCTTGAGGAGGCGGGTTTCCGCCGGGACGACAAGGGCACGATGCTGACGCCTGAGGGTGAGCCGTTCAAGATTCAGATCACGTATCCGGCGGGCAGCGACCTGGGGCAGAAGATCATGCTCGCCTTCAAGGACCAGTACGCGTTGGCGGGTATCAACCTTGAGTTGAACCCGCAGAAGTGGGCTCTGCTGCTCCAGTCGATGAACAGCAAGGATTTCGAGGCGATCACGCTCGGCTGGGGCGCGGGCGGTTTCGAGGGCGACATCGAGCAGATGTTCCACAGCCGCAACATCCCCAATGGGGACAACCGCAATGCCTACAGCAACCCCGATTTGGACGCGCTCATCGAGAAGGCGCACGTCACGCTCGATCGTGAGGAGCGCATGGAGATCTGGCGTCAGTGCCACCGTATTCTTCATGAGGATCAGCCTTACACGTTCCTGTTCCGATCCAAGGTCCGCTTCTGGCTGGATGACCGGTTCGCCAACGTTCACGAGATGCCGGTGGTGGGGATGAACTACACCTCGACGTGGCCGGTGCCGATCGAGTGGTATGTCCCTGCTGAGATGCAGTTTCGTCAGTGA
- a CDS encoding ABC transporter permease translates to MTQVDAGQAVIKTPVTWRITPGVVGAILLLVIALPCFLTIPWSMAEYDNQRMQVDVAYQYMSPELTEPFGTDLLGRSMFWRSLLGGAISLGIGISAACIAVTIGTTWGCIAGYMGGNIDAAMMRFVDILYGLPYILLVVLLDIGLSPAVEHFANWVLKADVASGVADVVTLLLAIGGVSWLTTARVIRGQVLSLRSQPFMEATRALGLSPMRAMVVHLLPNLIGPIVVYATLAVPQAILQESFLSFLGIGVQAPLPSWGNLAAGGVKELQNLAANLTFHWWLLLFPCLLLGLTLMSLNFLGDELRERFDPRSTRRR, encoded by the coding sequence ATGACGCAAGTGGACGCAGGTCAAGCGGTTATCAAGACGCCCGTCACATGGCGGATCACACCCGGCGTGGTCGGCGCGATTCTGCTGCTGGTCATCGCCCTGCCGTGCTTCCTGACGATTCCCTGGTCGATGGCTGAGTACGACAACCAGCGTATGCAGGTCGATGTTGCGTATCAGTACATGTCGCCCGAGCTGACCGAGCCGTTCGGGACGGATCTTCTGGGTCGATCGATGTTCTGGCGCAGCCTGCTCGGGGGTGCGATCAGCCTCGGGATCGGGATTTCGGCGGCGTGCATCGCGGTGACGATCGGCACGACGTGGGGGTGTATCGCCGGCTACATGGGCGGGAATATCGACGCCGCGATGATGCGGTTTGTGGACATCCTCTACGGCCTGCCTTACATCCTGCTGGTGGTGCTGCTGGACATCGGTTTGAGTCCGGCGGTGGAGCATTTCGCGAACTGGGTGCTCAAGGCGGACGTCGCGTCGGGAGTTGCGGACGTCGTGACGCTGTTGCTGGCGATCGGCGGTGTTTCGTGGCTGACGACGGCGCGGGTGATCCGTGGTCAGGTGCTGTCGCTGCGTAGTCAGCCGTTCATGGAGGCGACGCGAGCGCTCGGGCTGAGCCCGATGCGTGCGATGGTGGTTCATCTGCTGCCGAACCTGATCGGCCCGATCGTCGTCTACGCGACGCTGGCTGTGCCGCAGGCGATTCTTCAGGAGTCGTTCCTGAGCTTCCTGGGTATCGGCGTGCAGGCCCCCCTGCCGAGTTGGGGCAACCTCGCCGCCGGCGGTGTGAAAGAGCTCCAGAACCTCGCGGCCAACCTGACCTTCCACTGGTGGCTGCTGCTGTTCCCGTGCCTGCTGCTCGGGCTGACGCTGATGTCGCTCAACTTCCTTGGCGACGAGCTGCGTGAACGTTTTGACCCGCGGAGCACGCGTCGTCGATGA
- a CDS encoding ABC transporter permease: protein MLVYLIRRTLLMIPTLLGILLLVFGIMKAAPGDVSELLLSAEGELTPGDTEARVRYLEERYGLDQPWYVQLGSWMHRVSPVGVFEGDVGLGVPAGETDEGVARSFGLKWPDLGQSFIKNRPVLDLIGEALPITLTLNLLALPGAYFLAIGVGIYAARARGKGFDITSGIILLALWSIPVIWAGVLLQGFLANREYLAWFPSTGLHSLGSEDMAFFPGWSDGGYEPGYLLDWMWHLVLPVACLSYGSLAFLSKLARGAVVESLSADYIRTARAKGLPDHEVLWSHALANSMLPLITVTAFIIPGLLGGSIIVESIFGIPGMGRLMIQSIELKDQEVVMAVTLISGVMTLVAYLVADLLYAVADPRVTYE from the coding sequence ATGCTGGTCTACCTGATCCGACGAACGCTGCTGATGATCCCGACGCTCCTCGGGATTCTGCTGCTGGTGTTCGGCATCATGAAGGCGGCGCCGGGGGACGTGTCGGAGTTGCTGCTGAGCGCGGAGGGCGAGCTCACGCCGGGTGACACCGAGGCACGCGTGCGGTACCTCGAAGAACGCTACGGTCTGGACCAGCCCTGGTATGTCCAGCTCGGGAGCTGGATGCACCGTGTCTCGCCGGTTGGCGTGTTCGAGGGTGATGTCGGGCTGGGCGTCCCGGCGGGCGAGACCGATGAGGGCGTCGCTCGTTCGTTTGGCTTGAAGTGGCCGGACCTGGGACAGAGTTTCATCAAGAATCGGCCCGTCCTCGACCTCATCGGCGAGGCGTTGCCGATCACGCTGACGCTGAATCTGCTGGCGCTGCCTGGGGCTTATTTCCTTGCCATCGGCGTCGGCATCTACGCGGCTCGTGCACGCGGCAAGGGCTTCGACATCACCTCGGGGATCATCCTGCTGGCGTTGTGGTCGATTCCCGTGATCTGGGCGGGTGTTCTGCTGCAGGGTTTTCTGGCGAACCGTGAGTATCTGGCGTGGTTCCCGAGCACGGGCCTGCACTCGCTGGGCAGCGAGGACATGGCCTTCTTCCCGGGTTGGTCCGACGGCGGCTACGAGCCGGGTTACCTGCTCGACTGGATGTGGCATCTGGTTTTGCCCGTGGCTTGTTTGAGTTACGGCAGCCTTGCGTTCCTGAGCAAGCTGGCTCGTGGCGCTGTTGTCGAGAGTCTGTCTGCCGACTACATCCGCACGGCGCGTGCCAAGGGGTTACCGGATCACGAGGTGCTGTGGTCGCACGCTTTGGCCAACAGCATGCTGCCGCTGATCACCGTGACGGCGTTTATCATCCCTGGCCTGCTTGGCGGTTCGATCATCGTGGAGTCGATCTTCGGTATCCCGGGCATGGGTCGTCTGATGATCCAGTCGATTGAGTTGAAGGATCAGGAAGTCGTGATGGCGGTGACGCTCATCAGCGGCGTGATGACGTTGGTGGCGTATCTCGTCGCGGACCTGCTCTACGCGGTGGCTGATCCGAGGGTGACGTACGAATGA
- a CDS encoding metallophosphoesterase, with protein sequence MKIFAQSVAVAVSLAVGAQAGAEVFRFVSLPDTQIYSENRFPSMSFPPITDPAGTATIFSAQTQWIVDNAEAMNIRYVGHLGDIVQNAQDPARAPQEWANAKAAMDKLLDADIPHGTVMGNHDDEEHGEDYNAGYLANFGPQVFAGRSWYTDSSPGGGGNYQLMDHEGQKIGFLNFSIDQPQAEIDWANNIIRSNPDTLFVLGTHRYMYDYKLIAGRYNEENITPLGTFVVKENFAPGVPDGNYGQQMYEKLVVPNDNVFMLHAGHFHSEWMRLSGSFDSVVEETVEILTDYQDARNGGDGWMRIYEIDLESSTFSWKTYSPTLDEYRSTLHHFVETIQQAWIQRDQVKALLGFGSDAEYLGFLEANLKDNPLIPDNFLALHPDWDADYFNAYLADMFNVPNGGSIPAGFENILEWENLWMLAFAADPTNPLDFSDGLRSPSGSLAVNYNAFVPEPASLALLSLGAAMLMRRR encoded by the coding sequence ATGAAGATCTTTGCACAGTCTGTTGCGGTAGCGGTGAGTCTGGCGGTCGGCGCCCAAGCCGGAGCCGAGGTGTTCCGTTTCGTGTCTTTGCCCGACACGCAGATCTACTCTGAGAACCGTTTTCCGAGCATGAGCTTCCCGCCGATCACCGACCCGGCTGGCACCGCGACGATCTTCAGCGCGCAGACGCAGTGGATCGTCGACAACGCCGAGGCGATGAACATCCGCTACGTCGGCCACCTTGGTGACATCGTGCAGAACGCGCAGGACCCGGCCCGTGCCCCGCAGGAGTGGGCGAACGCGAAGGCTGCGATGGACAAGCTGCTGGATGCCGACATCCCCCACGGCACGGTCATGGGCAACCACGACGACGAGGAGCATGGCGAGGACTACAACGCCGGCTACCTCGCGAATTTCGGCCCGCAGGTTTTTGCCGGTCGGAGTTGGTATACCGACTCGTCGCCCGGCGGCGGTGGTAATTACCAGCTCATGGACCACGAGGGGCAGAAGATCGGCTTCCTCAATTTCAGCATCGATCAGCCGCAGGCAGAAATCGACTGGGCCAACAACATCATCCGGAGCAACCCGGACACGCTCTTCGTCCTCGGCACGCACCGGTACATGTACGACTACAAGCTGATCGCGGGGCGTTACAACGAGGAGAACATTACGCCGCTCGGCACCTTTGTGGTCAAGGAGAACTTTGCTCCGGGCGTGCCCGACGGCAACTACGGGCAGCAGATGTATGAGAAGCTCGTGGTCCCCAACGATAACGTGTTCATGCTGCACGCGGGACACTTCCACAGCGAGTGGATGCGTCTGTCCGGGTCGTTTGACAGCGTCGTTGAGGAGACGGTCGAGATCCTGACGGACTACCAGGACGCCCGCAACGGCGGCGACGGCTGGATGCGCATCTATGAGATCGATCTCGAGTCTTCCACGTTCTCGTGGAAGACTTATTCGCCGACACTCGACGAATACCGCTCGACGCTGCATCACTTTGTCGAGACGATCCAGCAGGCGTGGATTCAGCGTGATCAGGTCAAGGCGTTGCTCGGCTTCGGCAGCGATGCGGAGTACCTCGGGTTCCTCGAGGCGAACCTCAAGGACAACCCGCTGATCCCGGACAACTTCCTCGCGTTGCATCCGGACTGGGACGCGGATTATTTCAATGCCTATCTCGCCGACATGTTCAACGTGCCCAACGGCGGGAGCATCCCTGCGGGTTTCGAGAACATCCTCGAGTGGGAGAACCTCTGGATGCTCGCTTTCGCCGCCGACCCCACCAACCCGCTGGACTTCAGCGACGGCCTGCGTTCGCCGAGCGGCAGCCTCGCGGTGAACTACAACGCTTTCGTGCCTGAGCCGGCCAGCCTGGCGTTGCTGAGCCTTGGCGCGGCGATGCTGATGCGTCGGCGCTGA
- a CDS encoding arylsulfatase — protein sequence MAEEKQRAPSKKPNILVVWGDDVGLSNISANTHGLMGYRTPNIDRIANEGMRFTDYYGEQSCTAGRSSFILGQSVYRSGLSKVGFPGAELGSHPDDPTIALMLKTQGYATGQFGKNHLGDRDEHLPTAHGFDEFFGNLYHLNAEEEPENEDYPKDPQFREKFGPRGVIHSYANEDGTQRIEDTGPLTKKRMETIDDETSQRALEWIREQHEAGKPWFCWWNGTRMHFRTHVKDELRGISGQDEYADGMVEHDMHIGLFLELLDELGIADNTIVLYSTDNGPHMNTWPDAAMTPFRGEKNTNWEGGWRVPAFVRWPGQIEAGSVTNEIVHHMDWFPTFAAIAGDDAVKEKLLDGMEAEGKTYKVHLDGYNIKPLLTGESDQSPRREIFYFSDDGDLTALRYGDWKLIFMEQRVEATLEAWANPFTPLRVPLILHMRRDPYERAPITSNTYYDWVIDRVYLLVPAQQYVARFISTFEEYPPRMKAASFSVDQVMEKLEQGATH from the coding sequence ATGGCTGAGGAGAAGCAACGTGCGCCTTCCAAGAAACCGAACATACTCGTGGTGTGGGGTGATGATGTGGGGCTGTCCAACATCAGTGCGAACACGCACGGTCTGATGGGGTATCGCACGCCGAACATCGACCGCATCGCCAACGAGGGCATGCGTTTCACCGACTACTACGGCGAGCAGTCGTGCACCGCGGGTCGTTCGTCGTTCATTCTGGGCCAGAGCGTTTATCGTTCCGGCCTGAGCAAGGTTGGTTTCCCCGGTGCGGAGCTTGGCAGCCATCCTGATGACCCGACGATTGCGCTCATGCTCAAGACGCAGGGCTACGCGACCGGCCAGTTCGGCAAGAACCACCTGGGCGACCGGGATGAGCACCTGCCGACGGCGCACGGTTTCGATGAGTTCTTCGGCAACCTCTACCACCTGAACGCTGAGGAGGAGCCCGAGAACGAGGATTACCCCAAGGACCCGCAGTTCCGGGAGAAGTTCGGTCCGCGTGGCGTGATTCATTCCTACGCGAATGAGGACGGTACGCAGCGGATCGAGGACACCGGGCCGCTGACCAAGAAGCGGATGGAGACGATCGATGATGAGACGAGTCAGCGTGCCCTCGAATGGATCCGTGAGCAGCACGAGGCGGGCAAGCCGTGGTTCTGCTGGTGGAACGGCACGCGGATGCACTTCCGGACGCACGTCAAGGACGAACTCCGCGGCATCTCCGGTCAGGATGAGTACGCGGACGGCATGGTCGAGCACGACATGCACATCGGTCTGTTCCTTGAACTGCTCGACGAGTTGGGTATTGCGGACAACACGATCGTGCTCTACTCGACGGACAACGGCCCGCACATGAACACGTGGCCCGACGCGGCGATGACGCCTTTCCGCGGCGAGAAGAACACGAACTGGGAGGGTGGCTGGCGTGTGCCGGCGTTCGTCCGCTGGCCCGGCCAGATCGAGGCCGGTTCGGTGACCAACGAGATCGTGCACCACATGGACTGGTTCCCGACGTTCGCAGCTATCGCGGGTGATGACGCGGTCAAGGAGAAGCTTCTTGACGGGATGGAGGCAGAGGGCAAGACGTACAAGGTTCACCTCGACGGCTACAACATCAAGCCTCTGCTGACGGGTGAGAGTGATCAGTCGCCACGGCGTGAGATCTTCTACTTCTCCGATGACGGCGACCTCACGGCCTTGCGTTACGGCGACTGGAAACTCATCTTCATGGAGCAGAGGGTCGAAGCGACGCTGGAGGCGTGGGCCAATCCGTTCACGCCGCTGCGTGTCCCGCTGATCCTGCACATGCGTCGTGATCCGTATGAGCGTGCACCGATCACGTCGAACACGTATTACGACTGGGTGATCGACCGTGTTTATCTTCTGGTTCCGGCCCAGCAGTACGTTGCCCGCTTCATTTCGACGTTCGAGGAGTATCCGCCTCGGATGAAGGCGGCGAGTTTCAGCGTCGATCAGGTGATGGAGAAGCTGGAGCAGGGCGCCACGCACTGA
- a CDS encoding formylglycine-generating enzyme family protein, with translation MCFLQRLVIGCLVLTACTSLVAEPGEAPEGMVWVEGGRFTMGWDGPEGRYDERPAHQVEVDGFWIDRTEVTNGQFRAFVEATGYVTIAERPVDWAEMKQQVPPGTPRPPDEVLVPGSLVFTPPDRAVNLRDYTQWWTWTPGASWRQPEGPGSSIVGRDDYPVVQVAWDDAMAYATWAGKRLPTEAEWERAARFGRDGARFTWGDELMPEGRQMANIWQGRFPYRNTGGDGFVGVAPVGRFPPNELGLHDMAGNVWEWTLDQFRPDAYRQRVARLGEETCCVNPTGPETAADPRNPFSKDSRVHKGGSYLCHASYCESYRPSAKMASPPDSAMNHLGFRCVMTPAMRGED, from the coding sequence ATGTGCTTTCTTCAGCGACTCGTCATTGGCTGTCTTGTCCTTACCGCGTGCACGTCTCTTGTGGCCGAGCCCGGGGAGGCTCCCGAGGGCATGGTGTGGGTGGAGGGTGGACGGTTCACGATGGGATGGGATGGGCCGGAGGGCAGGTACGACGAGCGGCCCGCGCATCAGGTCGAGGTAGACGGCTTCTGGATCGACCGCACCGAGGTGACCAACGGGCAGTTCCGCGCGTTTGTGGAGGCGACGGGTTACGTGACGATCGCGGAGCGACCGGTCGACTGGGCGGAGATGAAGCAGCAGGTGCCGCCGGGCACGCCCCGGCCGCCGGATGAGGTGCTTGTGCCGGGGTCGCTGGTGTTCACGCCGCCGGACCGTGCGGTCAACCTGCGTGACTACACGCAGTGGTGGACGTGGACACCCGGCGCGAGCTGGCGTCAGCCCGAGGGCCCGGGCAGTTCGATCGTCGGGCGCGACGATTATCCGGTAGTGCAGGTGGCGTGGGACGACGCGATGGCGTATGCGACATGGGCGGGCAAGCGTCTGCCGACCGAGGCGGAGTGGGAGCGGGCTGCGCGTTTTGGTCGGGATGGTGCGCGGTTCACGTGGGGTGATGAGTTGATGCCTGAGGGCAGGCAGATGGCGAACATCTGGCAGGGCCGGTTTCCGTATCGCAACACCGGCGGCGACGGGTTTGTGGGGGTAGCGCCTGTGGGTCGATTTCCGCCGAACGAACTCGGGCTGCATGACATGGCGGGTAATGTCTGGGAGTGGACGCTCGATCAGTTCCGTCCCGATGCGTACCGTCAGCGTGTTGCGCGACTCGGCGAGGAGACCTGCTGCGTGAACCCGACCGGTCCCGAGACCGCTGCAGACCCGCGCAATCCTTTCTCAAAGGACTCACGTGTCCATAAAGGCGGTTCTTATCTCTGTCACGCGAGTTATTGCGAGAGCTACCGGCCGAGTGCGAAGATGGCTTCGCCGCCGGACAGCGCGATGAATCACCTCGGTTTTCGTTGTGTGATGACGCCCGCGATGCGCGGCGAAGATTAA
- a CDS encoding ABC transporter ATP-binding protein, producing the protein MSEKNTLIEIEDLSVSFPGPPGGRRLQAADRVRLSIYPGQTLAVVGESGSGKSVSCLSILQLHPIPPARYDGGRISWRPDDTQAPVDLMTKSERAMRDIRGNQIAMIFQEPMTSLNPVYTIGSQIMEAILLHQDVTRQQAKEIAIRALSDVGIAGPEARLKEYPHQLSGGMRQRVMIAMALACQPKLLLADEPTTALDVTIQAQILELLKHLQHEHDMAILLITHDLGVVAESADVVAVMYAGRVVEYANVHALFERPLHPYTRGLLRSMPVLGANVDRLDTVMDGATVPEDFPAGYTVHAHEITPDPELGYGGPKVRLHEVEPEHWVLCEPDEGGGNPTFPRVGYVRAMTPAGE; encoded by the coding sequence ATGAGCGAAAAGAACACGCTGATCGAGATCGAGGACCTGTCGGTCAGTTTTCCGGGGCCTCCCGGCGGACGTCGGCTGCAGGCGGCCGACCGCGTGAGGCTCTCGATTTATCCCGGGCAGACGCTGGCTGTTGTCGGCGAGTCGGGTTCGGGCAAGTCTGTTTCCTGCCTGTCGATCCTGCAGTTGCACCCGATCCCGCCCGCCCGCTACGACGGCGGACGCATCAGCTGGCGGCCCGACGACACGCAAGCGCCCGTCGATCTGATGACGAAGAGCGAGCGCGCGATGCGTGACATCCGGGGCAACCAGATCGCGATGATCTTCCAGGAGCCGATGACTTCGCTCAACCCGGTCTACACGATCGGGAGTCAGATCATGGAGGCGATCCTGCTGCACCAGGACGTGACGCGTCAGCAGGCCAAGGAGATCGCGATCAGGGCGTTGTCTGACGTCGGCATCGCCGGTCCCGAGGCGCGGCTCAAGGAGTATCCGCACCAACTCTCGGGGGGCATGCGTCAGCGTGTGATGATCGCCATGGCCCTCGCCTGCCAGCCCAAGCTCCTGCTCGCCGATGAGCCGACGACCGCGCTCGACGTGACCATCCAGGCGCAGATTCTGGAGCTGCTCAAGCACCTTCAGCACGAGCACGATATGGCGATTCTGCTGATCACGCATGACCTTGGCGTGGTTGCGGAGTCTGCGGACGTCGTTGCGGTGATGTACGCGGGCCGGGTCGTGGAGTACGCCAACGTTCATGCGTTGTTCGAGCGTCCGCTGCACCCTTACACCCGGGGTCTGCTGCGTTCGATGCCGGTGCTCGGGGCCAACGTTGATCGGCTTGATACGGTGATGGACGGCGCAACCGTGCCCGAGGACTTTCCCGCCGGCTACACGGTGCACGCTCACGAGATCACGCCCGACCCGGAGCTTGGTTATGGCGGTCCGAAGGTCCGGCTGCACGAGGTCGAGCCTGAGCACTGGGTGCTCTGCGAGCCGGACGAGGGCGGTGGCAACCCGACGTTCCCGCGTGTGGGCTACGTTCGTGCGATGACACCCGCCGGCGAGTAA